One stretch of Pigmentiphaga aceris DNA includes these proteins:
- a CDS encoding DNA cytosine methyltransferase, with the protein MFKIKKKFTFIDIFAGCGGLSYGLMAAGWKGLFAVEKDENAFASLYANLISPGSKRQFSWPKWLPKSTHGIDDVLASHRDSLIALRGKVDLLAGGPPCQGFSAAGRRIANDPRNHLTTSYLEFVSLVRPKVVLIENVKGIAIDFDEISQESGKINYAKQIIQSLSPDYEVCSQILDTSLFGVPQKRKRFFIIAVRRDIEAGYGENPFQFLEQMRDSFLAAKGLSVPVSSMTAISDLEITRNGVRPSSDSENFEEIAYEGPLTSYQRLMNTGIANAITDTRLARHKPEIQARFKKLIEVCHADGRLNTSISPELRASFGLKKCAIRVLDPESPSPTITSMPDDLIHYGEPRTLTVRENARLQSFPDNFVFKGKYTTGGERRRREVPRFTQVANAVPPLVAEAIGNALIAYLRTAITPGGSLEVEKASRTLRDVAVDLV; encoded by the coding sequence ATGTTCAAGATAAAAAAGAAATTTACATTTATTGATATCTTCGCAGGCTGCGGGGGGCTTAGTTATGGACTAATGGCGGCCGGATGGAAAGGCTTATTCGCCGTTGAAAAAGATGAAAATGCATTTGCCAGCCTCTATGCAAATTTAATAAGTCCGGGCAGCAAAAGACAGTTTTCATGGCCAAAATGGTTGCCCAAAAGCACCCACGGGATCGATGACGTGCTTGCCAGTCACCGTGATTCGCTAATTGCTCTTAGAGGCAAAGTTGACTTGCTCGCAGGAGGCCCACCATGCCAAGGCTTTTCCGCCGCTGGACGACGCATTGCAAATGACCCAAGAAATCATTTAACTACATCATACTTAGAGTTTGTGTCGCTCGTTAGACCTAAGGTCGTTCTTATTGAGAACGTGAAAGGTATCGCGATAGATTTTGACGAAATTAGCCAAGAAAGCGGAAAAATCAATTACGCGAAACAGATCATTCAAAGCCTATCTCCGGATTATGAAGTTTGCTCTCAGATTCTTGATACATCGTTATTTGGCGTGCCGCAAAAAAGAAAAAGATTTTTCATTATTGCAGTTCGCCGGGATATCGAAGCAGGCTATGGTGAAAATCCATTTCAATTTCTTGAGCAAATGCGAGATTCATTTCTTGCAGCGAAAGGGCTATCAGTCCCAGTATCTTCGATGACTGCAATTTCTGACCTCGAGATTACGCGAAACGGCGTTCGACCGAGTAGCGATTCTGAAAATTTCGAGGAAATTGCTTATGAAGGACCACTTACGTCATACCAACGACTGATGAATACTGGCATTGCGAATGCAATAACTGACACCCGACTCGCACGACACAAGCCTGAGATCCAAGCCAGGTTTAAGAAACTTATAGAAGTTTGTCATGCAGACGGTAGACTAAATACTTCAATCTCTCCCGAACTACGCGCAAGCTTTGGGCTTAAGAAATGCGCTATAAGAGTTTTAGATCCAGAAAGTCCGTCACCTACCATCACAAGCATGCCAGACGATCTTATCCATTATGGAGAACCTCGAACATTAACAGTGAGAGAAAATGCACGTCTTCAAAGTTTTCCAGATAATTTTGTATTTAAAGGAAAATATACTACTGGCGGTGAGCGTAGACGGCGAGAAGTACCTCGATTTACACAGGTTGCGAATGCTGTGCCTCCCCTTGTTGCCGAGGCAATTGGAAATGCTCTTATAGCCTACTTAAGAACGGCCATTACTCCCGGCGGGTCTTTAGAAGTTGAGAAAGCTTCTCGAACTCTTCGTGATGTTGCAGTAGATCTAGTCTAA
- a CDS encoding YecA family protein, whose translation MPNRRGDAYIPWRYFNGVLAFAAVENLVALNIIYINWIPKMGRQKLSATDKVAATASAIISTTPLTCNEFIKSEIMTARTTKIGRNQLCPCGSKKKYKRCHGGINATPTLKPGQIDAQIKKSAKKPKFLAPEGLLHQCSGNPIASHTVSRSGSLGEIAKNGHVYSNAFSIKRLDEMGGRLVPKLTGWKDASTFPGFCSLHDKQLFAALEDEAFSGSQQQCFLLSYRSIVWELYAKQRSDQNSQLRAALTKSQNKQLREFIGQFNYINELGFRDIRSHKKSYDETLTNERWNDCHGLLVEFDQIFPIQCSAAWSPIEDINGITLQEMDDTPRLPQSTALVSFAADGKSYFLLAWLEYSAQVSAKLANSISNLPQSDVPSVIAALLLLTSENCHFSPEWYDALTDIGKDWVHNLAHPAGFKPTATAAAAHGSHHIGKVGVTRMLNF comes from the coding sequence GTGCCTAACCGCCGTGGAGATGCTTACATTCCATGGAGGTATTTCAACGGCGTGCTAGCGTTCGCGGCCGTAGAAAACCTTGTCGCCCTCAATATTATTTACATAAATTGGATCCCAAAGATGGGGAGGCAAAAATTAAGTGCAACAGATAAAGTGGCTGCCACAGCCTCAGCTATAATTTCCACCACACCATTAACCTGCAATGAATTTATAAAGTCGGAGATCATGACCGCACGAACAACTAAGATAGGTAGAAACCAGTTATGTCCCTGTGGGTCAAAAAAGAAGTACAAGCGATGCCACGGAGGTATTAATGCCACTCCAACACTAAAGCCGGGACAGATAGATGCTCAAATAAAAAAATCAGCTAAAAAACCAAAATTCTTGGCTCCGGAAGGCCTGCTGCACCAATGCAGTGGTAATCCTATAGCCTCTCACACTGTATCTAGAAGTGGAAGTCTCGGAGAGATAGCAAAAAATGGCCACGTCTATTCAAACGCATTTAGCATTAAGCGCCTGGACGAAATGGGCGGACGATTAGTTCCAAAATTGACAGGGTGGAAAGATGCGTCAACGTTTCCAGGCTTTTGCTCTCTTCACGATAAACAGTTGTTCGCTGCCCTGGAAGACGAAGCTTTCTCGGGTAGTCAACAGCAGTGTTTCCTGCTGAGCTATCGGTCAATAGTGTGGGAGCTTTATGCAAAACAACGCTCTGACCAAAATTCGCAATTACGAGCTGCGCTTACAAAATCTCAAAATAAACAACTACGAGAATTTATAGGTCAATTTAATTACATTAATGAGCTTGGTTTTCGTGATATAAGGTCACACAAGAAAAGTTATGACGAAACACTAACCAACGAACGTTGGAACGATTGCCACGGCTTACTCGTGGAGTTCGATCAAATATTCCCTATTCAGTGCTCGGCGGCCTGGTCTCCTATTGAAGATATAAATGGAATTACTTTGCAAGAAATGGACGATACACCCCGTCTTCCGCAAAGCACTGCTCTCGTTTCATTTGCAGCAGACGGCAAAAGCTATTTCTTACTAGCGTGGCTTGAGTACAGTGCACAAGTGTCGGCAAAGCTAGCTAACTCGATTAGCAACCTGCCGCAAAGCGATGTGCCAAGTGTGATAGCAGCACTTTTGTTGCTAACGTCTGAAAACTGTCATTTTTCTCCCGAGTGGTACGACGCCTTAACAGACATAGGTAAAGATTGGGTTCACAACCTCGCGCATCCAGCTGGATTTAAGCCAACAGCTACTGCAGCAGCAGCGCACGGATCTCATCACATTGGAAAGGTCGGCGTCACCCGCATGCTGAATTTCTAA
- a CDS encoding bleomycin resistance protein has translation MQNTRFGQAISVLTSLDMARTLAYYNQVLGFKTTHFKDHAYGIAVRADVELHFWACSDKHIAENTSCYIHVHDIQAVHRDLSLRFPNLSPIVHAPWGMDEFHLIDPDGNLIKFGQDSAAL, from the coding sequence ATGCAAAACACCCGCTTCGGGCAGGCCATCTCTGTACTCACATCGCTCGACATGGCGCGCACGCTTGCGTACTACAATCAGGTGTTGGGCTTTAAAACGACCCATTTCAAAGACCATGCTTACGGCATCGCCGTACGTGCTGATGTCGAGTTGCATTTCTGGGCATGCTCAGACAAACACATCGCCGAAAACACCTCGTGCTACATCCACGTGCACGACATCCAGGCCGTGCATCGCGACCTCAGCCTGCGCTTCCCCAATCTCTCACCAATCGTTCATGCGCCCTGGGGTATGGACGAGTTCCATTTGATCGATCCGGATGGCAATCTGATCAAGTTTGGACAGGATTCCGCCGCGTTGTAA
- a CDS encoding SMI1/KNR4 family protein: MSKTSMPYLITPKLRVATDADVQALSAWLGHPLPPGYADHVKRLGYGTYDNRVIVHMPADIPAQTQDEQDFILEYFDEFWGEDTSITRDEAARAVPFGDSIDGDKILYSCERQQLFVLPRHDDRVYWMPRGFEDPLDWGDGPDLHSDFITFDSGIDRAVVELFTAQSLSVDQVAAAVTQQLEAAHRVDASWGALLYLPALHGRVQLTQAPGDSRAVARIDYDKMLEATLTPVLDALEDLGMFITNRMD; this comes from the coding sequence ATGTCCAAGACGTCGATGCCATATCTGATCACCCCGAAACTGCGCGTTGCCACCGACGCAGATGTACAGGCGCTAAGCGCGTGGCTTGGCCATCCCCTGCCTCCAGGTTATGCAGACCACGTGAAGCGCCTGGGCTATGGCACTTACGACAATCGGGTGATCGTGCACATGCCCGCCGATATCCCGGCACAGACGCAAGACGAACAGGACTTCATCCTCGAATACTTCGATGAGTTCTGGGGCGAAGACACCAGCATCACCCGCGATGAGGCTGCGCGGGCTGTCCCCTTTGGCGACTCCATCGATGGCGACAAGATTTTGTACAGCTGCGAACGCCAACAATTGTTCGTCCTGCCGCGTCACGACGATCGCGTGTACTGGATGCCGCGTGGCTTCGAAGACCCGCTCGACTGGGGTGATGGCCCGGACCTGCATTCGGACTTCATCACCTTCGATTCGGGTATCGATCGGGCTGTGGTGGAACTGTTCACCGCACAAAGTCTGAGCGTCGATCAGGTTGCCGCAGCGGTCACACAGCAGCTGGAAGCCGCACACCGCGTGGATGCCAGTTGGGGGGCGCTGCTGTATCTGCCCGCTTTGCATGGTCGGGTGCAGCTTACGCAAGCCCCTGGCGATTCCCGCGCGGTAGCACGCATCGATTACGACAAGATGTTGGAGGCAACCCTGACGCCTGTGTTGGATGCGCTAGAAGACTTGGGGATGTTCATCACCAACCGGATGGACTGA
- a CDS encoding Bug family tripartite tricarboxylate transporter substrate binding protein, with the protein MHRRHFLASMAALAATGAAPIVRAQAYPTQSIRWVVPYPAGGGTDVLARTLAETLRVPLGQPIVVDNRPGAATNIGADAVARSAPDGYTLMSADNAALAFNEYLFAKLPYDPQKDFTYIGGIARFPLALVVSPNFPAKDVKEFLAYAAAHPDEVNYASPGNGSPHHLAMELFKNRTGAKVTHVPYRGAAPAMTDVMAGQVHCMFLDLAAGLSLMQTGKVKVLAIGSTTRSKMLPDVPTLAEAGVPDVEVFAFQGLLGPAKMPADVVKRLNEELNRSFDAPAVVKRFADFGMEPLRGSPDDFRKFARAEAERWGPIIKATGVKLD; encoded by the coding sequence ATGCACCGACGCCACTTCCTGGCGAGCATGGCCGCGCTTGCCGCCACTGGCGCAGCGCCCATCGTGCGCGCCCAAGCCTACCCCACTCAGTCGATTCGCTGGGTAGTACCTTACCCGGCAGGCGGCGGCACCGACGTACTGGCCCGCACCCTGGCTGAAACCCTGCGTGTGCCCCTGGGCCAGCCCATCGTCGTCGACAACCGCCCCGGTGCCGCCACCAACATCGGTGCCGACGCCGTGGCCCGCAGCGCCCCCGACGGCTACACGCTCATGTCTGCCGACAACGCAGCATTGGCCTTCAACGAATACCTGTTCGCCAAGCTGCCCTACGACCCGCAGAAAGACTTCACCTACATCGGCGGTATTGCCCGCTTCCCGCTTGCGCTGGTCGTGTCCCCCAACTTCCCGGCCAAGGACGTGAAAGAGTTCCTGGCCTACGCCGCGGCGCATCCCGACGAAGTGAACTACGCATCGCCCGGCAACGGCTCACCGCACCACCTGGCGATGGAGCTGTTCAAGAACCGCACCGGTGCCAAGGTCACCCACGTGCCCTATCGGGGCGCTGCGCCCGCCATGACCGACGTGATGGCCGGACAAGTGCACTGCATGTTCCTGGACCTGGCAGCCGGCCTGTCGTTGATGCAGACCGGCAAGGTGAAGGTGCTGGCCATCGGTTCCACCACACGCAGCAAGATGCTGCCGGACGTGCCGACGCTTGCTGAAGCAGGCGTGCCGGATGTCGAGGTGTTTGCGTTCCAGGGCTTGCTGGGTCCGGCCAAGATGCCGGCAGATGTGGTGAAGCGATTGAACGAAGAATTGAATCGTTCGTTTGATGCACCGGCGGTAGTGAAGCGCTTCGCAGACTTCGGCATGGAACCGTTGCGTGGATCGCCTGATGATTTCCGCAAGTTCGCGCGGGCCGAGGCTGAGCGCTGGGGGCCGATCATCAAGGCGACGGGTGTGAAGCTGGATTAA